Within Egibacteraceae bacterium, the genomic segment CCTGCTCGTCGTCGCCGCGAGCACCGCGCACTTCCTCGCCATCTGGCAGTACGTCCTGCCGATCGCCTGACCTCCAGGACGATTGCCCTGTTGCCCATGCCGGCTGGAGGGGCAATTCCCCGTTTGCACGTTTGGCCAGCGGCAAGTCGTCGCCGTAGCGTTCGGCGGCGTGTCCCGCACCCGCGGCGTGGTCCGCGAGAAGGAGGCTTCTTCATGACCGACAGCGGTTGGGGCTTCGAGTCCCGCCAGATCCACGCGGGCGCCGAGCCCGACCCCGCGACAGGCGCGCGGGCGGTGCCGATCTACCAGACGACGAGCTACGTCTTCCGCGACACCGAGCACGCCGCCGCGCTGTTCGCCCTCGGCGAGCCCGGCAACATCTACACCCGCATCATGAACCCGACGCAGGACGTGCTCGAGCAGCGCATCGCGAGCCTCGAAGGCGGGGTCGGGGCCCTGGCGCTGTCGAGCGGCCAGGCGGCCGAGACGCTCGCGATCCTCAACCTCGTCGCAGGACCCGGTGCGCACGTCGTGTCGTCGGCGTCGCTGTACGGCGGCACCTACAACCTCTTCCACTACACGCTGCCGAAGCTCGGCGTCGAGGTGGACTTCGTCGACCCCGACGACCCGGACGCGTGGCGGGGCGCCGCGCGCGACTCCACGGTGGCGTTCTACGCCGAGACGATCGGCAACCCCAAGGGCGACGTGCTCGACGTGGAGGCCGTCGCGGGCGTCGCGCACGACGTCGGTGTGCCGCTCATCGTCGACAACACCCTGCCGACGCCCTACCTCCTGCGGCCCCTCGAGCACGGCGCCGACATCGTCGTGCACTCGCTGACGAAGTTCCTCGGCGGTCACGGCAACTCGAT encodes:
- a CDS encoding bifunctional o-acetylhomoserine/o-acetylserine sulfhydrylase, which gives rise to MTDSGWGFESRQIHAGAEPDPATGARAVPIYQTTSYVFRDTEHAAALFALGEPGNIYTRIMNPTQDVLEQRIASLEGGVGALALSSGQAAETLAILNLVAGPGAHVVSSASLYGGTYNLFHYTLPKLGVEVDFVDPDDPDAWRGAARDSTVAFYAETIGNPKGDVLDVEAVAGVAHDVGVPLIVDNTLPTPYLLRPLEHGADIVVHSLTKFLGGHGNSIGGVIVDGGRFAFSDATRFPAFNEPDPSYNGLQYWDALGHGSYIAKARVQLLRDIGPAISPFNAFLVLQGMETLSLRMERHSSNALAIAQWLEARDEVEWVTYPGLESSPWYEPAQRYLPRGQGAILSFGIAGGVEAGRKFVEGVELFSHLANVGDVRSLIIHPATTTHSQLTEAEQASTGVRPELVRLSVGIETVDDLIADLEAGFRAAKG